From Methylobacterium radiodurans, a single genomic window includes:
- a CDS encoding response regulator transcription factor yields the protein MVSTESGEARILLVEDDDGMRLLVARALRESGFSVTGCRSGAEMWSLLPGTGVDLVLLDVMLPGASGLNLLKALRAKSTVPIIMLSARSEEADRVLGLELGADDYIAKPFGRPELLARIRAVLRRAAIAPAPAAAARAERVSFDGWQLDLRSRALTDPEGAAVDLSGAEFDLLQVFLDRPGRVLTREQILELSRGRLAAPSDRSVDTLVSRLRRKLEPPEGSPPVIKTVRGSGYMLAAQVERA from the coding sequence ATGGTGAGCACGGAATCCGGCGAGGCGCGCATCCTGCTGGTCGAGGACGACGACGGGATGCGCCTTCTCGTGGCGCGGGCCCTGCGCGAGAGCGGATTCAGCGTCACCGGCTGCCGCAGCGGGGCCGAGATGTGGTCGCTCCTGCCCGGGACGGGCGTCGACCTCGTGCTCCTCGACGTGATGCTGCCCGGCGCCTCCGGGCTCAACCTGCTGAAGGCCCTGCGCGCGAAGAGCACGGTCCCGATCATCATGCTCAGCGCGCGGAGCGAGGAGGCGGACCGGGTGCTCGGCCTCGAACTCGGCGCCGACGACTACATCGCCAAGCCCTTCGGCCGCCCCGAACTGCTGGCCCGGATTCGGGCCGTGCTGCGCCGCGCCGCGATCGCGCCGGCTCCGGCCGCGGCGGCGCGGGCGGAGCGGGTAAGCTTCGACGGCTGGCAGCTCGACCTGCGCAGCCGGGCGCTCACCGATCCGGAGGGCGCGGCGGTCGATCTTTCGGGAGCGGAGTTCGACCTGCTGCAGGTCTTCCTCGACCGGCCGGGCCGCGTGCTCACCCGCGAGCAGATCCTGGAACTGAGCCGCGGGCGCCTCGCCGCGCCGTCCGACCGCAGCGTCGATACCCTCGTCAGCCGCCTCCGGCGGAAGCTCGAACCGCCCGAGGGAAGCCCGCCTGTGATCAAGACCGTGCGGGGCTCGGGCTACATGCTAGCCGCGCAGGTCGAGCGCGCGTGA
- a CDS encoding peptidase C15, whose product MSPILVTAFGPFPGMPANPSAALAGAVGQRLRREPGGPARVLVLRTAYSAIPGALLPALAERPAAVLMLGVASRARRIRVEIRARNRASRLYPDSSGRAASRLVLDPEGPAARSGTAAAQALAALRRRGIDARLSNDAGRYLCNASYFAALGTGLPVLFVHIPPVPRTRRPRRPGRSSPPRQAAALAEIARLLARGSRGATTGA is encoded by the coding sequence ATGAGCCCGATCCTCGTCACGGCGTTCGGGCCCTTTCCGGGCATGCCCGCAAACCCGAGCGCCGCGCTGGCAGGGGCGGTCGGGCAGCGTTTGCGGCGCGAGCCCGGCGGGCCGGCCCGGGTCCTGGTGTTGCGCACCGCCTACAGCGCGATCCCAGGCGCGCTGCTGCCCGCCCTGGCGGAGCGGCCCGCCGCGGTGCTGATGCTCGGCGTCGCCTCGCGGGCGCGTCGGATCCGGGTGGAGATCCGCGCCCGCAATCGGGCGAGCCGGCTCTATCCGGATTCCTCGGGACGGGCCGCCTCCCGGCTCGTCCTCGACCCGGAGGGCCCGGCCGCGCGAAGCGGCACGGCGGCGGCCCAGGCGCTCGCAGCCCTGCGCCGCCGCGGCATCGACGCCCGGCTCTCGAACGATGCCGGGCGCTACCTCTGCAACGCGAGCTACTTCGCGGCGCTCGGAACCGGCCTGCCGGTTCTGTTCGTCCACATCCCTCCGGTCCCGCGCACCCGCCGGCCGCGCCGGCCGGGCAGATCCTCGCCTCCCCGGCAGGCGGCGGCGCTTGCCGAGATCGCACGGCTCCTCGCGCGTGGCTCCCGCGGCGCAACGACGGGCGCGTGA
- the meaB gene encoding methylmalonyl Co-A mutase-associated GTPase MeaB: protein MAAPALDLDDLRDRLLAGERAALARAITLAESKRADHRAAARDLIDAVLPHTGKAIRVGITGVPGVGKSTTIDALGSNLTAAGHKVAVLAVDPSSTRTGGSILGDKTRMARLALDPNAFIRPSPSSGTLGGVAAKTRETMLLCEAAGFDVILVETVGVGQSETAVADLTDFFLVLMLPGAGDELQGIKKGILELADMIAVNKADEGEAERRANAAASEYRAALHILTPASATWTPPVVTISGFHNLRLDALWEKVVDHRERLTATGEIARKRREQDVKWMWALVHERLHQRLVGTAEVRERTAEAEASVSRGEHSPAAGAARIAELIGL, encoded by the coding sequence ATGGCCGCTCCCGCCCTCGACCTCGACGACCTCCGAGACCGGCTGCTCGCCGGCGAGCGCGCGGCGCTCGCGCGCGCGATCACGCTGGCGGAATCGAAGCGGGCCGACCACCGGGCGGCGGCGCGCGACCTGATCGACGCCGTGCTGCCCCACACGGGCAAGGCGATCCGCGTCGGAATCACCGGCGTGCCGGGCGTCGGCAAGTCGACCACGATCGACGCGCTGGGCTCGAACCTCACGGCCGCCGGCCACAAGGTGGCGGTGCTGGCCGTCGATCCCTCCTCGACCCGCACCGGCGGCTCTATCCTCGGCGACAAGACCCGGATGGCGCGCCTCGCGCTCGATCCGAACGCCTTCATCCGGCCCTCACCCTCCTCCGGCACGCTCGGCGGCGTCGCGGCCAAGACCCGCGAGACCATGCTGCTCTGCGAGGCGGCGGGCTTCGACGTGATCCTGGTCGAGACGGTCGGCGTCGGCCAGTCCGAGACGGCGGTGGCGGACCTCACCGACTTCTTCCTCGTGCTGATGCTGCCCGGCGCGGGCGACGAGTTGCAGGGCATCAAGAAGGGCATCCTCGAACTCGCCGACATGATCGCGGTCAACAAGGCCGATGAAGGCGAGGCCGAGCGCCGGGCGAACGCCGCGGCCTCCGAGTACCGGGCCGCGCTCCACATCCTGACGCCGGCCTCCGCCACCTGGACGCCGCCCGTGGTGACGATCTCAGGGTTCCACAACCTGCGGCTCGACGCGCTCTGGGAGAAGGTGGTCGATCACCGGGAGCGCCTCACCGCGACCGGCGAGATCGCGCGGAAGCGCCGCGAACAGGACGTGAAGTGGATGTGGGCGCTGGTGCACGAGCGCCTGCACCAGCGCCTCGTCGGCACCGCGGAGGTGCGCGAGCGGACGGCCGAGGCCGAAGCGTCGGTGTCCCGCGGCGAGCACTCCCCTGCAGCAGGCGCCGCGCGGATCGCCGAACTGATCGGGCTATGA
- a CDS encoding DUF533 domain-containing protein, which produces MADSKRIVDALVRARRGGLAAGAALGGLALVGSIAWHALRGGAAPESATPDFRDVAEDEARLMLRAMVAATLADGLIDAGERERLHSAVAEASIDPDGRAWLERELESPADIDEIADAVDAPEAAARIYAAARLAIDLDTVQERQFLKMLGEALDVPPEAAERIERELAG; this is translated from the coding sequence ATGGCCGACAGCAAACGGATCGTCGACGCACTCGTGCGCGCCCGCCGCGGCGGCTTGGCCGCCGGTGCCGCGCTCGGTGGCCTCGCCCTGGTCGGCAGCATCGCCTGGCACGCCCTGCGGGGCGGTGCCGCGCCGGAGAGCGCGACCCCGGATTTCCGGGACGTCGCCGAGGACGAGGCGCGCCTGATGCTGCGCGCGATGGTCGCCGCCACCCTCGCGGACGGGTTGATCGACGCGGGCGAGCGCGAGCGCCTCCACAGCGCCGTCGCGGAGGCCAGCATCGATCCGGACGGGCGGGCTTGGCTGGAGCGCGAACTGGAGAGCCCCGCCGACATCGACGAGATCGCCGACGCCGTGGACGCGCCCGAGGCCGCGGCTCGGATCTACGCCGCCGCCCGCCTCGCGATCGACCTCGACACGGTGCAGGAGCGGCAGTTCCTCAAGATGCTGGGCGAGGCGCTCGACGTACCCCCCGAGGCAGCCGAGCGCATCGAGCGGGAACTTGCGGGCTGA
- a CDS encoding efflux RND transporter permease subunit, translating to MFTLLVTQSLRNRLLVLALAAVLVAYGAFTLTRLPVDVFPDLNRPTVTVMTEAEGLAPQEVEQLVSFPLETQMNGLPGVARVRSVSGVGLSVVYVEFDWGTDIYRNRQQVAERLAMVRPQLPPNVTPMMGPISSIMGQIVMVALTGDTVSPMQLREIADFTIRPRLLSIPGVAQVIPMGGEVRQFRVAPQPTALRALGVTHAQLETALAQFGTNTGGGFTDQYAREYLIRNLGRTMNLDDLRNMVVATVGNRPVYLRQVADVSFAARVKRGDAGYMGAPAVVVSVEKQPGVDTVRLTRTIEAALQEIGAGLPAGVRADRLIFRQANFIETSIRNVETVLVEAIVVVAIVLFAFLLNLRTTAISLTAIPVSILTTAIIFHAAGLSINTMTLGGLAIAIGELVDDAVVDVENIYRRLRENRQAGNPLSVFDVVVSASQEVRSGIVYATMVIVLVFVPLFALTGIEGRLFAPLGQAYIVSILASLIVSITLTPVLAYYLLPGLKRLDAHEPGLVRTLKRLNAAILRATLGRPRPILAAAALGVALAAFGALALPRAFLPPFNEGSFTVTMAFNPGISLAESNRVGLIAEKLVLEMPDVRSVGRRTGRAELDEHAEGVHSSDLEIDLKPGARPKAELVADIRGRLAVLPVSVNVGQPISHRLDHMLSGVRAEIALKIFGEDLDTLRGLAEDLRGRLSDIPGLADLQVEKQVLIPQLEIRVDYARAALYGVQPAALVEQLSRLSNGQVVSRVVDGYRRFDVVMRLSDTMRTTQRLGDLLIETPSGWVPARQIADIRETDGPNQILRENARRRIVVLANTASGADMGAIVEAIRQRIAAAKLPEGYAASLEGSFQAQAEASRTIGLLSLLSLALVFALLYSRYRSVVFTLIILGSIPLALIGSVAALWLAGQPLSVASMIGFITLTGIATRNGILKISHYLNLAIHEGMPFGRDLVIRGSLERLTPVLMTALSAGVALVPLLVGADAPGKEILHPVAVTIFGGLVSATLLDTVVTPLLFLTFGAKPLARLRAEADPRPETAQGAPAEAF from the coding sequence GTGTTCACGCTCCTCGTCACGCAGTCGCTGCGCAACCGCCTGCTGGTGCTGGCGCTGGCCGCCGTGCTGGTCGCCTACGGTGCCTTCACGCTGACCCGGCTCCCGGTCGACGTCTTCCCCGATCTCAACCGCCCGACCGTCACGGTGATGACGGAGGCGGAAGGGCTCGCGCCCCAGGAGGTGGAGCAGCTCGTCAGCTTCCCGCTGGAGACGCAGATGAACGGCCTGCCCGGCGTCGCCCGGGTGCGCTCGGTCTCGGGCGTCGGGCTCTCGGTGGTCTATGTCGAGTTCGACTGGGGCACCGACATCTACCGCAACCGGCAGCAGGTCGCCGAGCGACTCGCGATGGTGCGGCCGCAGCTACCGCCGAATGTGACGCCCATGATGGGCCCGATCTCCTCGATCATGGGCCAGATCGTGATGGTGGCGCTCACCGGCGATACGGTGAGCCCGATGCAGCTGCGCGAGATCGCCGATTTCACCATCCGGCCGCGCCTGCTCTCGATACCCGGTGTCGCCCAGGTGATCCCGATGGGCGGCGAGGTGCGCCAGTTCCGGGTGGCGCCCCAGCCGACCGCGCTGCGGGCGCTCGGCGTGACGCATGCCCAGCTGGAGACGGCGCTGGCCCAGTTCGGAACAAACACCGGCGGCGGCTTCACCGACCAGTACGCCCGCGAGTACCTGATCCGGAATCTCGGCCGGACCATGAACCTCGACGACCTGCGCAACATGGTCGTGGCGACCGTCGGCAACCGACCGGTCTACCTGCGGCAGGTGGCCGACGTCTCGTTCGCGGCCCGCGTCAAGCGGGGCGATGCGGGCTACATGGGCGCGCCCGCCGTCGTGGTCTCGGTGGAGAAGCAGCCGGGCGTCGATACGGTGCGGCTCACCCGCACCATCGAGGCGGCACTGCAGGAGATCGGCGCCGGCCTGCCTGCGGGCGTGCGCGCCGACCGGCTGATCTTCCGGCAGGCGAACTTCATCGAGACCTCGATACGCAACGTCGAGACGGTGCTCGTAGAAGCCATCGTCGTGGTGGCGATCGTGCTGTTCGCCTTCCTCCTAAACCTGCGCACCACCGCGATCTCGCTCACCGCGATCCCGGTCTCGATCCTGACCACCGCGATCATCTTCCACGCGGCCGGGCTATCCATCAACACGATGACGCTGGGCGGGCTCGCCATCGCGATCGGCGAGCTGGTGGACGACGCGGTGGTGGACGTCGAGAACATCTACCGGCGGCTGCGCGAGAACCGACAGGCGGGCAACCCGCTCTCCGTCTTCGACGTGGTGGTCTCCGCCTCGCAGGAGGTACGCTCAGGCATCGTCTATGCCACGATGGTGATCGTCCTGGTCTTCGTGCCGCTCTTCGCGCTCACCGGCATCGAGGGTCGGCTTTTCGCGCCGCTCGGCCAAGCCTACATCGTCTCGATCCTGGCAAGCCTCATCGTCTCGATCACCCTGACGCCGGTCCTGGCCTACTACCTGCTGCCGGGCCTCAAGCGCCTCGACGCGCACGAGCCGGGCCTCGTCCGCACCCTCAAGCGCCTCAATGCGGCAATCCTGCGCGCCACCCTCGGCCGCCCGCGCCCGATCTTGGCGGCCGCCGCCCTCGGCGTCGCGCTCGCAGCATTCGGGGCGCTGGCCCTGCCGCGGGCCTTCCTGCCGCCCTTCAACGAGGGCAGCTTCACCGTCACCATGGCGTTCAACCCCGGCATCTCGCTCGCCGAGAGCAACCGGGTCGGTCTGATCGCCGAGAAGCTGGTGTTGGAGATGCCCGACGTGCGCTCGGTTGGCCGCCGCACCGGCCGGGCCGAGCTCGACGAGCATGCCGAGGGCGTCCACTCCTCCGACCTCGAGATCGACCTCAAGCCCGGCGCGCGGCCGAAGGCCGAGCTCGTCGCCGACATCCGCGGTCGCCTCGCCGTGCTCCCGGTCAGCGTCAATGTCGGCCAGCCGATCTCGCACCGGCTCGACCACATGCTCTCGGGCGTGCGCGCCGAGATCGCCCTGAAGATCTTCGGCGAGGATCTCGACACCCTGCGGGGGCTGGCCGAGGATCTGCGCGGGCGCCTCTCCGACATCCCGGGCCTCGCCGATCTCCAGGTCGAGAAGCAGGTCTTGATCCCGCAGCTGGAGATCCGCGTCGATTACGCCCGCGCCGCCCTCTACGGGGTACAGCCGGCCGCGCTCGTCGAGCAGCTGAGCCGCCTCTCGAACGGGCAGGTCGTCTCCCGGGTGGTCGACGGCTACCGCCGCTTCGACGTGGTGATGCGCCTTTCCGACACGATGCGCACCACCCAGCGCCTCGGCGACCTTCTGATCGAGACGCCCTCCGGCTGGGTCCCGGCTCGGCAGATCGCCGACATCCGCGAGACGGACGGACCGAATCAAATCCTGCGTGAGAATGCCCGCCGCCGCATCGTGGTGCTCGCCAACACCGCGAGCGGCGCCGACATGGGGGCGATCGTCGAGGCGATCCGCCAGCGGATCGCCGCCGCGAAGCTGCCGGAGGGCTACGCGGCCTCTCTCGAGGGCTCGTTCCAGGCGCAGGCGGAGGCGAGCCGCACCATCGGGCTCCTGTCCCTGCTCTCGCTCGCCCTCGTCTTCGCGCTCCTCTACAGCCGCTACCGCTCGGTCGTGTTCACGCTGATCATTCTCGGCAGCATCCCGCTGGCGCTGATCGGCTCGGTCGCAGCCCTCTGGCTCGCCGGCCAGCCGCTCTCGGTCGCCTCGATGATCGGCTTCATCACGCTCACCGGCATCGCGACGCGCAACGGCATCCTCAAGATCAGCCACTACCTCAACCTCGCGATCCACGAGGGGATGCCCTTCGGGCGCGACCTCGTGATCCGCGGCAGCCTGGAACGTCTGACACCCGTGCTGATGACGGCGCTCTCGGCGGGCGTCGCCCTGGTGCCGCTGCTCGTCGGCGCGGACGCGCCCGGCAAGGAGATCCTGCACCCGGTCGCCGTGACGATCTTCGGCGGGCTCGTGAGCGCCACCCTGCTCGACACGGTGGTGACCCCGCTCCTGTTCCTGACCTTCGGCGCCAAACCCCTGGCGCGCCTGCGCGCGGAGGCCGACCCGCGCCCCGAGACGGCGCAGGGCGCGCCGGCCGAAGCCTTCTGA
- a CDS encoding ATP-binding protein: MTENHLGRLARLVRSLEGRTVAVLLVAVLVVHGGALALYRLSATAAADEAFATEIARQLVLAREAVLRRPADQRGAEAGALSSHHFEIGWEPRSAEGARTTDPILRDLRARILAREPVLGADIVLTLDASDDPLHQQDLHGIVPLPDGSVLTFRSAHAPSLVRLAPWTFLATAMAILVGGAAVVLMHRIAGPLRDLTRATGRIGHGPIVRVPEIGPDEIRGIGRALNAAQDRIHRLVAERTQALAAVSHDLRTPIARLRLRLDRVEDEGERQAMAADLADMQAMIDATLAYLRGEADPEPRQVTNVASILMGVADASADAGRDVVYAGPGRALATVRPVAFRRALENLVDNGVRYGARVRIGLEIEPDALVLRLDDEGPGIPPDMVSRAFEPFTRLEGSRNRNTGGTGLGLTIAKRAVEAEGGTLGLANRPEGGLRAEIRLPRSGTGS; encoded by the coding sequence GTGACGGAGAACCACCTCGGCCGGCTGGCGCGCCTCGTGCGCAGCCTGGAAGGGCGCACCGTCGCGGTGCTGCTGGTGGCCGTCCTCGTCGTTCATGGCGGGGCGCTCGCCCTCTACCGCCTCTCGGCCACGGCCGCGGCGGACGAGGCCTTCGCGACCGAGATCGCGCGCCAGCTTGTCCTGGCGCGGGAGGCGGTGCTGCGGCGCCCGGCCGACCAGCGCGGGGCGGAGGCCGGCGCGCTCTCCTCCCACCATTTCGAGATCGGCTGGGAGCCGAGGTCGGCCGAGGGCGCGCGCACGACCGATCCGATCCTGCGGGACCTGCGCGCCCGCATCCTCGCGCGCGAGCCGGTTCTGGGAGCCGACATCGTCCTGACGCTCGACGCGAGCGACGACCCCCTCCACCAGCAGGATCTGCACGGGATCGTCCCGCTGCCGGACGGCAGCGTTCTGACCTTCCGCTCGGCCCACGCGCCGAGCCTCGTCCGCCTCGCGCCCTGGACGTTCCTGGCCACCGCGATGGCGATCCTGGTCGGCGGTGCCGCCGTCGTGCTGATGCACCGCATCGCCGGTCCCCTGCGGGACCTCACCCGGGCCACAGGGCGGATCGGGCACGGGCCGATCGTGCGCGTCCCCGAGATCGGACCCGACGAGATCCGCGGGATCGGCCGGGCGCTGAACGCGGCGCAGGACCGCATCCACCGCCTCGTCGCGGAGCGGACGCAGGCGCTCGCCGCCGTCTCGCACGACCTGCGCACGCCGATCGCCCGGCTGCGCCTGCGCCTCGACCGCGTCGAGGACGAGGGCGAGCGGCAGGCGATGGCGGCCGACCTCGCCGACATGCAGGCAATGATCGACGCGACGCTCGCCTATCTGCGCGGCGAGGCCGATCCCGAGCCGCGGCAGGTCACGAACGTCGCCAGCATCCTGATGGGCGTCGCTGACGCCTCGGCGGATGCGGGACGGGACGTGGTCTACGCGGGTCCGGGCCGGGCACTGGCGACGGTGCGGCCGGTGGCCTTCCGGCGCGCGCTGGAGAACCTCGTGGACAACGGTGTGCGCTACGGCGCGCGCGTCCGCATCGGCCTGGAAATCGAGCCGGACGCCCTCGTGCTGCGGCTCGACGACGAGGGCCCGGGGATCCCGCCGGACATGGTGTCCCGGGCCTTCGAGCCGTTCACCCGGCTCGAAGGCTCGCGCAACCGCAACACCGGCGGGACCGGGCTGGGGCTGACCATCGCCAAGCGGGCGGTGGAGGCGGAGGGCGGGACGCTCGGGCTGGCGAACCGGCCGGAGGGCGGATTGCGGGCCGAGATCCGCCTGCCGCGCAGCGGTACCGGGAGTTGA
- a CDS encoding alpha/beta hydrolase encodes MLRQSLTRRSLVRLGGLAGVAALSPTLGGCITDGLTTGTAIPEKQSALDVMPVLLVATTRKPVANGPRAPYFGSERGKGLSFAEVRLSPPDRSLIGKVSSVVTGDWTIGEVPKIETGAGAADAFAQAALGRDVLIYVHGYRESFESATVSAARLSDGIRFRGVSGLFTWPSAAATFDYGYDRESALYSRDAFEDLLKTLASSPSGGRINIVAHSMGTLLTLETLRMLRAEAGEAAMARIGAVVLAAPDIDFDLFANGVRRLGPDVNKITVISSTNDRALELSSTIAGGVVRAGAADRARLEELGVRVADASDYGGGLINHDLFLSNKEVQGVVKRAVARAGGGV; translated from the coding sequence ATGCTGCGCCAGTCCCTTACCCGACGCTCCCTCGTCCGCCTCGGCGGGCTCGCGGGCGTCGCCGCGCTCAGCCCCACCCTCGGCGGCTGCATCACGGACGGCCTCACCACCGGTACCGCGATCCCCGAGAAGCAGTCGGCGCTGGACGTTATGCCGGTGCTCCTCGTGGCCACCACCCGCAAGCCCGTCGCGAACGGGCCGCGCGCGCCCTATTTCGGCTCGGAGCGCGGCAAGGGGCTGAGCTTCGCCGAGGTGCGGCTCTCGCCTCCCGACCGCTCGCTGATCGGCAAGGTCTCCTCCGTCGTCACCGGCGACTGGACCATCGGCGAGGTGCCCAAGATCGAGACGGGTGCGGGCGCCGCGGACGCCTTCGCGCAGGCCGCGCTCGGCCGCGACGTGCTGATCTACGTGCACGGGTATCGTGAATCCTTCGAATCGGCCACCGTCAGCGCCGCGCGGCTCTCGGACGGCATCCGCTTCCGCGGCGTCTCGGGCCTGTTCACTTGGCCGTCCGCCGCCGCGACCTTCGATTACGGCTACGACCGCGAGAGCGCGCTCTACTCCCGCGACGCCTTCGAGGACCTCCTGAAGACGCTGGCCTCATCGCCCAGCGGCGGCCGCATCAACATCGTGGCCCACTCGATGGGCACGCTGCTGACACTCGAGACCCTGCGCATGCTGCGCGCGGAGGCCGGCGAGGCCGCGATGGCGCGCATCGGCGCCGTGGTGCTGGCCGCGCCCGACATCGACTTCGATCTGTTCGCCAACGGCGTGCGGCGGCTCGGGCCCGACGTGAACAAGATCACGGTGATCTCCTCCACCAACGACCGGGCGCTGGAACTGTCGAGCACCATCGCGGGCGGCGTCGTGCGGGCGGGCGCCGCCGACCGCGCCCGGCTGGAGGAACTCGGCGTGCGCGTGGCCGACGCCTCCGATTACGGCGGCGGCCTGATCAACCATGACCTGTTCCTGTCGAACAAGGAGGTGCAGGGCGTGGTCAAGCGGGCGGTCGCCCGGGCGGGCGGCGGCGTCTGA
- a CDS encoding 3-hydroxybutyrate dehydrogenase produces MSSTASLSSKTALVTGSTSGIGLAVARGFARAGANVVINGFGKPEEIERARAGIESEFGVRAHYSDADMTKPDQIAAMVRDAEERFGSVDVLVNNAGIQYVSAIEEFPGEKWEQIIAINLSSAFYAMQAAIPGMKRRAWGRIINTASAHSLVASPYKSAYVAAKHGIAGLTKTAALELAPHKVTVNCISPGYVWTPLVEAQIPDTMKARGLTKEQVIEDVLLKAQPTKEFVTVDQVAALAVFLCSDGASQITGANLTMDGGWTAQ; encoded by the coding sequence ATGTCGTCCACAGCCTCGCTCAGCTCGAAGACCGCCCTCGTCACCGGCTCGACCAGCGGCATCGGCCTCGCGGTCGCCCGCGGTTTCGCGCGGGCGGGCGCCAACGTGGTGATCAACGGGTTCGGCAAGCCGGAGGAGATCGAGCGGGCGCGTGCCGGCATCGAGTCCGAGTTCGGCGTCCGGGCGCACTATTCCGACGCCGACATGACGAAGCCCGATCAGATCGCCGCGATGGTGCGCGACGCAGAGGAGCGCTTCGGCTCGGTCGACGTGCTCGTGAACAATGCCGGCATCCAGTACGTCTCGGCGATCGAGGAGTTCCCCGGCGAGAAGTGGGAGCAGATCATCGCGATCAACCTCTCCTCGGCCTTCTACGCCATGCAGGCCGCAATCCCCGGCATGAAGCGTCGGGCATGGGGCCGCATCATCAACACGGCCTCGGCGCACTCCCTCGTCGCCTCGCCCTATAAATCGGCCTACGTCGCGGCCAAGCATGGCATCGCGGGGCTGACCAAGACGGCGGCCCTCGAACTCGCGCCCCACAAGGTCACGGTGAACTGCATCTCGCCGGGCTACGTCTGGACGCCGCTGGTCGAGGCGCAGATCCCCGACACGATGAAGGCCCGCGGACTGACGAAGGAGCAAGTGATCGAGGACGTGCTCCTGAAGGCTCAGCCGACCAAGGAGTTCGTCACGGTCGATCAGGTCGCGGCGCTGGCGGTGTTCCTGTGCTCGGACGGAGCGAGCCAGATCACGGGCGCGAACCTGACGATGGACGGGGGCTGGACGGCGCAGTAG
- a CDS encoding CsbD family protein → MVDTDRIVGGAKEFVGRAQGAAGDFVGSNRDSVEGRYREAQGTAQNLYGQAKDTVRDVADNAGSYARDAYDRSGSYLREGREAVGSRVEENPLIALVLAGAVGYGLALLLHGRR, encoded by the coding sequence ATGGTTGATACGGATCGGATCGTCGGCGGCGCGAAGGAGTTCGTGGGCCGCGCGCAGGGTGCCGCCGGCGACTTCGTCGGCTCGAACCGGGACTCGGTCGAGGGCCGCTACCGCGAGGCCCAGGGCACCGCGCAGAATCTCTACGGCCAAGCCAAGGACACGGTCCGGGACGTGGCCGACAACGCCGGCAGCTACGCCCGCGACGCCTACGACCGCAGCGGGTCGTACCTGCGCGAGGGGCGCGAGGCAGTGGGCTCGCGCGTCGAGGAGAATCCGCTGATCGCGCTCGTGCTGGCGGGCGCCGTGGGCTACGGCCTCGCGCTGCTGCTGCACGGCCGCCGCTGA